One stretch of Nitrosococcus watsonii C-113 DNA includes these proteins:
- a CDS encoding DUF3565 domain-containing protein has translation MKRKIVDYHQDEHGDWVADLECTHGQHVRHQPPFINRPWVETVAGRQSMVGRVLNCVKCDSVEIPL, from the coding sequence ATGAAACGCAAAATAGTTGATTATCACCAAGATGAGCACGGCGACTGGGTGGCGGATCTAGAATGTACTCATGGCCAGCATGTCCGGCATCAACCGCCATTTATCAATCGACCGTGGGTGGAGACTGTTGCAGGACGCCAGTCAATGGTAGGGCGAGTCCTCAACTGTGTTAAGTGTGATTCTGTTGAGATCCCGCTTTGA
- a CDS encoding class I fructose-bisphosphate aldolase — MLLITPQIGEKGVYLKQRLRNKLIEHKQYIAKHGQDMPEIRNWKWSPPMKTQALIDTARKLVADDKGVLAMDESNPTCNKRFAKLGIPQTKEARRAWRELIVTTPGLGRSISGAILYDETVRQQTNEGIPFVKAVMDAGIIPGIKVDAGAKEMAGHPGEKITEGLDGLRDRLAEYAQMGLRFAKWRAVITIGKDIPSRGCIEANGQALARYGALCQEAALVPIVEPEVLMDGTHTLERCRKVTEEVLRTVFNQLYRQRVMLEGVILKPNMVLPGLDCPQQEGVDEVADATVGCFLRAVPAAVPGITFLSGGQSPELASARLNAMNARWQSQLPWALAFSFARAIQQPAMEIWSGQDAHVTAAQQALLHRADCNRAARRGKYTAA, encoded by the coding sequence ATGTTATTGATCACCCCCCAAATTGGTGAAAAAGGCGTCTACCTAAAGCAACGACTCAGAAATAAGTTGATCGAGCACAAGCAGTATATTGCCAAACATGGCCAAGACATGCCGGAAATTCGTAACTGGAAATGGAGCCCCCCAATGAAAACACAAGCACTGATAGACACCGCGAGGAAATTGGTTGCCGATGACAAGGGCGTGTTGGCGATGGATGAAAGTAACCCAACCTGCAATAAACGTTTTGCCAAGCTGGGAATTCCCCAAACCAAAGAGGCTCGGCGCGCCTGGCGGGAATTAATCGTAACCACGCCTGGGCTTGGGCGGAGCATCAGTGGCGCGATTCTTTATGACGAGACGGTCCGGCAGCAAACAAATGAAGGCATCCCCTTTGTTAAGGCCGTCATGGATGCGGGAATCATCCCCGGCATCAAGGTTGACGCCGGCGCCAAGGAAATGGCGGGCCATCCCGGCGAGAAAATAACCGAAGGGCTGGATGGACTGCGTGATCGCCTGGCGGAATATGCCCAAATGGGCCTCCGTTTTGCCAAGTGGCGCGCAGTGATCACTATTGGCAAAGACATTCCCAGCCGGGGTTGCATCGAAGCCAATGGACAGGCCCTGGCCCGTTATGGGGCATTGTGCCAGGAAGCCGCGCTGGTTCCCATCGTCGAGCCGGAGGTGCTCATGGACGGCACCCATACCCTAGAGCGATGCCGCAAGGTCACGGAGGAAGTTCTACGAACAGTGTTCAACCAGCTTTACCGCCAACGGGTGATGCTGGAGGGTGTGATCTTGAAGCCCAACATGGTGCTTCCAGGATTGGACTGCCCTCAACAAGAAGGGGTGGATGAAGTCGCCGATGCCACGGTAGGCTGTTTCCTGCGGGCCGTTCCCGCTGCCGTTCCCGGCATTACCTTCCTGTCGGGCGGCCAATCCCCCGAACTGGCCTCGGCCCGCTTAAACGCCATGAATGCTCGCTGGCAGTCGCAACTTCCTTGGGCATTGGCCTTCTCGTTCGCCCGCGCCATTCAACAGCCAGCAATGGAAATTTGGTCAGGCCAGGATGCCCACGTGACAGCAGCCCAGCAAGCGTTGCTTCATCGCGCCGACTGCAACCGGGCGGCACGCCGTGGCAAATATACGGCTGCATGA
- a CDS encoding SDR family oxidoreductase has translation MPNLLITGTNRGIGLEFSKQYAEAGWRVFACCRHPGKADALKQLAAQHPGSLSLHALDVADFDQIEGLAAELAGEEIDLLVNNAGIYADTFRGGFGATDYQAWSRAFCVNTTAPLKMAETFASQIAQSQQKKIICISSKMGSIADNTSGGCYLYRSSKAALNMVVKSLSIDLAPRGILAAALHPGWVQTDMGGPNALITTQQSVAGMRRVIEQLTSQQSGGFYAYDGKEIPW, from the coding sequence ATGCCAAATCTACTGATTACCGGCACTAATCGGGGTATTGGATTGGAATTTAGCAAGCAATATGCCGAAGCAGGCTGGCGAGTATTTGCTTGCTGCCGCCACCCTGGCAAGGCCGATGCACTCAAGCAGCTCGCGGCGCAGCATCCCGGTTCGCTCAGTTTGCATGCCTTGGATGTGGCTGACTTTGATCAAATCGAGGGACTAGCCGCGGAACTCGCCGGAGAAGAAATCGATTTGCTGGTCAACAATGCAGGCATCTATGCTGATACTTTCAGAGGCGGTTTCGGCGCTACCGATTACCAGGCATGGTCGCGCGCCTTTTGCGTGAACACGACAGCACCGCTGAAAATGGCAGAAACATTCGCCAGTCAAATTGCCCAAAGCCAGCAAAAAAAAATTATTTGCATCAGTAGTAAAATGGGTAGTATCGCTGATAATACCAGCGGTGGCTGTTATCTTTACCGCTCAAGTAAAGCGGCCCTGAATATGGTGGTAAAAAGTCTTTCCATTGATTTGGCGCCACGAGGTATCCTTGCCGCAGCGTTGCATCCAGGCTGGGTACAGACCGATATGGGGGGACCTAATGCGCTGATCACTACGCAGCAAAGTGTGGCAGGCATGCGCCGAGTTATTGAGCAACTTACTTCCCAGCAAAGTGGAGGATTTTACGCCTATGATGGCAAGGAAATTCCTTGGTAA
- a CDS encoding SpoIIAA family protein, whose product MIKVEPIPGTNIVEMSFEGSATAEEFDQALRTFNAAIREHGSIKVLERIGDLDTPPIPWSKFWDDIKFGFEHLSDMTHVAVVADQSWISAWVKVLNPLFKAEIKLFKLEELEQAREWLRNRPTERRQC is encoded by the coding sequence ATGATTAAAGTAGAGCCAATTCCTGGTACGAATATTGTCGAAATGTCTTTCGAGGGTTCAGCTACCGCCGAGGAATTCGACCAAGCGCTACGAACATTCAACGCCGCCATTAGGGAGCACGGATCGATAAAAGTTCTTGAACGCATCGGCGATCTAGATACGCCGCCAATCCCATGGTCAAAGTTTTGGGATGACATCAAATTTGGTTTTGAGCACCTTAGCGACATGACCCATGTGGCTGTAGTTGCGGATCAAAGCTGGATATCCGCTTGGGTTAAAGTGCTAAACCCTCTTTTCAAAGCGGAGATCAAGTTATTCAAGCTAGAGGAACTTGAGCAAGCCCGTGAATGGCTGCGCAATAGACCAACGGAGCGCCGCCAATGCTAA
- a CDS encoding HAD family hydrolase has product MTTLFLDIGGVLLTNGWDHHAREWAAKHFKLEWAEMENRHRLNFSTYEEGKLTLEEYLSRTVFHEDRSFTRDQFREFMFAQSQPYPEMIELVRKLKAKYGLKIAVVSNEARELNAYRIRKFKLGEVVDFFISSCFVRLRKPDEEIFRLALDIAQEPSQQVVYIENTPMFVQIAAGLGIRSILHTDYDSTRAQLASFNLLND; this is encoded by the coding sequence ATGACAACCTTGTTTCTGGATATCGGGGGTGTTTTGCTTACCAATGGGTGGGATCACCATGCTCGCGAATGGGCGGCGAAGCACTTCAAACTGGAATGGGCTGAGATGGAGAATCGGCATCGTCTGAATTTTTCTACCTACGAGGAGGGAAAGCTGACCCTGGAGGAATATTTGAGCCGGACAGTTTTCCACGAGGATCGCTCATTCACGCGGGATCAATTCCGGGAGTTTATGTTCGCGCAGTCGCAACCCTACCCCGAGATGATCGAGTTGGTCCGTAAGCTCAAGGCGAAATACGGATTGAAAATCGCCGTGGTTAGCAACGAAGCGCGCGAGCTAAATGCCTATCGGATTCGCAAATTCAAGCTGGGCGAGGTGGTGGATTTCTTTATCTCCTCCTGCTTTGTTCGCCTCCGCAAGCCTGATGAAGAGATCTTTAGGCTCGCACTCGACATCGCCCAGGAGCCGTCCCAGCAGGTAGTTTATATTGAAAATACGCCCATGTTCGTCCAGATCGCGGCAGGATTGGGAATTCGAAGCATCCTTCATACGGATTATGATTCCACACGCGCTCAGCTAGCTTCATTCAATTTGCTCAATGATTAA
- a CDS encoding transposase, protein MKRQEYLEKLRAEHRMRGFKNLIYIDETGFDAPCYRDMGWVTKGQKILGLVSGKRKRRTNLIMAQRHNASGRQKKWLAPILFEGSCTAALVETWIERCLMKKLDEPTIIVMDNASFHKHKRIQKFVAPAYHMVIPLPPYSPDFNPIEKTFGAMKKRRKSIPQNTTIDQLILSYNSMK, encoded by the coding sequence ATGAAAAGGCAGGAGTATTTGGAAAAGCTCCGCGCCGAGCATCGCATGAGGGGCTTTAAGAACCTGATTTACATTGATGAGACTGGCTTTGATGCGCCTTGCTATAGAGATATGGGCTGGGTAACAAAGGGGCAAAAAATTCTTGGTCTTGTGAGCGGAAAACGCAAGCGCAGAACCAATCTGATCATGGCGCAACGTCACAATGCATCGGGACGTCAGAAAAAATGGCTGGCTCCCATCCTTTTTGAAGGCTCATGTACAGCAGCTCTTGTGGAAACATGGATTGAGCGATGCCTGATGAAAAAGCTGGATGAACCCACCATCATCGTCATGGATAACGCCAGCTTCCACAAGCATAAACGTATTCAGAAGTTCGTGGCGCCGGCTTATCACATGGTCATACCATTGCCGCCTTACTCGCCAGACTTTAACCCCATAGAAAAAACATTCGGCGCCATGAAAAAAAGGAGAAAATCCATCCCTCAAAACACAACAATCGACCAACTTATATTGTCTTATAATTCAATGAAATGA
- a CDS encoding SDR family NAD(P)-dependent oxidoreductase, which yields MGRVEGKVAIITGGTSGIGKATALLLAREGAKVAVTGIKDKEGQKTIDEIKESGGIAKYWHLDTSKEENVSSVLTHAANEFGSIDILVNNAGISGVDKPTHEITEEEWDKVISVNVKGVFFCTKHVIPYMKKAGGGSIINMSSIYGLVGAADIPPYHASKGAVRLMSKNDALLYARDNIRVNSLHPGFIWTPLVEELGSRSPEGAKTFREQLDSLHPLGQIGEPDDIAYGVLFLASNESKFMTGSELVIDGGYTAQ from the coding sequence ATGGGAAGAGTTGAAGGAAAGGTGGCTATTATAACGGGGGGTACCTCCGGAATAGGGAAGGCAACTGCTCTATTATTGGCCAGAGAAGGAGCAAAAGTCGCTGTAACCGGCATAAAAGATAAAGAAGGACAAAAAACAATAGATGAAATCAAAGAATCCGGTGGAATTGCAAAATACTGGCATCTCGATACTTCTAAGGAAGAAAATGTTAGCAGCGTATTAACTCATGCCGCCAATGAGTTTGGCTCAATAGATATCCTTGTCAATAATGCGGGTATCTCCGGGGTAGATAAACCTACTCATGAAATAACAGAAGAAGAATGGGATAAAGTTATCAGCGTTAATGTTAAAGGCGTATTTTTCTGCACTAAACATGTAATTCCGTATATGAAAAAAGCTGGTGGCGGCAGCATTATCAATATGTCTTCTATTTATGGCCTTGTAGGTGCCGCGGACATTCCACCCTACCATGCCTCCAAAGGCGCTGTTCGGCTGATGAGCAAGAATGATGCGCTGCTTTACGCACGAGATAATATTAGAGTGAATTCATTACATCCTGGCTTTATCTGGACGCCCCTGGTAGAAGAACTAGGAAGCAGATCGCCGGAAGGAGCTAAGACGTTTAGAGAACAACTAGATAGCCTCCATCCCCTAGGCCAGATCGGAGAACCCGATGATATTGCCTATGGCGTGCTATTCCTAGCATCCAATGAATCTAAATTTATGACTGGCAGCGAGTTAGTGATAGATGGCGGTTACACTGCTCAATAA
- a CDS encoding nucleotidyltransferase domain-containing protein, with protein sequence MKKDNHAIKLLVTNVALAAQDIFKNRCIAIYLMGSLARGGFSEVASDIDIGIILASPLQEDDKFNIDKIRSIARNKNPAIKNNVSIFWGSVDSINGIIDAGRYPPFDRLDLIDHALLLTGTDIRSELIKPTQKELEISGAEFALNSLGHKERIEEFFDCARITQKGTVYVTKTILFPARFIYLERTGEIAGNEASCQYYADHFNGKDAELVRYGYQWRLHSLPEDSDLVTEQLNKGLIKLYHNFITIYIERMRLYGERSLTTQLIQWRENIRPSLTMPQNTLYPLR encoded by the coding sequence GTGAAAAAGGACAACCACGCAATAAAATTATTAGTAACTAATGTAGCACTAGCGGCGCAAGATATCTTTAAAAATAGATGTATCGCTATCTATCTTATGGGCAGTCTAGCCAGAGGTGGTTTTAGTGAAGTTGCCAGCGATATTGACATCGGAATTATCCTTGCTAGCCCGCTCCAAGAGGACGATAAATTCAACATTGATAAAATCCGATCTATCGCTCGAAATAAAAACCCGGCAATAAAAAATAACGTTTCTATCTTCTGGGGTTCTGTAGACTCTATTAACGGTATTATTGACGCTGGTCGCTATCCTCCCTTTGATCGACTCGATCTGATAGACCACGCATTACTTCTAACGGGAACGGATATTCGAAGTGAATTAATCAAACCTACCCAAAAAGAACTGGAGATCTCTGGGGCCGAGTTTGCTCTTAACTCTCTTGGTCACAAGGAAAGAATAGAGGAATTCTTCGACTGCGCGCGCATCACCCAAAAAGGGACTGTGTATGTCACTAAAACCATCCTCTTTCCAGCCCGATTCATATACCTTGAAAGAACCGGAGAAATAGCCGGCAATGAGGCTTCTTGCCAATACTATGCCGACCATTTCAATGGTAAGGATGCCGAGCTTGTACGTTATGGCTACCAGTGGAGACTTCATTCCCTCCCTGAAGATAGCGACCTTGTTACCGAACAGCTTAATAAGGGACTCATCAAGCTCTATCATAATTTCATAACCATCTATATTGAGCGTATGCGTTTATATGGTGAACGCTCCCTTACAACCCAGCTCATTCAGTGGCGGGAAAATATCAGACCGTCTCTAACAATGCCCCAAAATACTCTTTACCCACTCCGCTAA
- a CDS encoding nitric-oxide reductase large subunit encodes MEIHGTNAIENSLIDTADPPLSPWWLRWVLAVLVLGLAALLAITVLAYRNAPPIPEQVVDASGAIVFTGDDIRAGQGVFLKYGLMDNGSIWGHGGYLGLDYSAEALHQIGQDSARALAMLQYKRPLSALARHQRDAVQVQVADLLKTNRYDATTGVLTLAPAAAQIYRQQIAYWTDYFQHPDTNGGLKPGLITDPQELRQFAAFVTWAAWASVTNRPGKDYSYTNNFPYDPSVGNVPIGPALLWSALSLLMLLGGIGVALLAFGKFDYLGWVSAGRHVHPQLLPGQAGPGQRALVKFFVVVALLFLMQTLVGGGTAHFRADPGSFYGFRLEDVFPSNLLRTWHLQTAIFWIATAYVATALFLGRSLRSDEPKGFALWIHLLFGAFVVVIGASLLGEWVGMSQLLGKWWFWLANQGWEYMEIGRLWQILLVVGLFAWFALLLWVARPRHNDNPQVRPLTRMFLWAALAIPVFYLPALFYGTHTNFTVVDTWRFWIIHLWVEGFFEFFATTVVALTFFQLGLTPRNTALRVIYLDAILYFLGGLLGTGHHWYFNGQTGLNMAVSAMFSALEVVPLTLLTLDAWHFVRTTRSECEICGESIAIPHKWTFYFLMAVGFWNFLGAGMFGFLINLPIVSYYEVGTILTPNHGHTALMGVFGMLAIAMMVLVLRQTSSDERWAGIEKYVKVSFWGTNLGLLLMMALNLFPGGVLQVWDVIEHGYWHARSIDYVGSTRSHIIEWLRLPADLVFIIFGAAPLVIATIKAWLGMRRETAH; translated from the coding sequence ATGGAAATACATGGGACCAACGCCATCGAAAACAGCTTGATTGATACCGCTGACCCGCCGCTGTCGCCATGGTGGCTCCGCTGGGTGCTGGCCGTGCTGGTGCTGGGCCTGGCCGCCCTGCTGGCGATCACCGTGCTGGCCTACCGAAATGCGCCGCCGATACCCGAGCAGGTGGTGGACGCGAGCGGCGCCATCGTGTTCACTGGCGACGACATTCGTGCCGGCCAGGGCGTATTCCTGAAGTACGGATTGATGGACAATGGCTCGATCTGGGGACACGGCGGCTACCTCGGCCTGGACTATTCCGCCGAGGCGCTGCACCAGATTGGCCAGGACAGCGCCCGCGCCCTGGCGATGCTGCAATACAAGAGGCCGTTATCGGCACTCGCTCGGCACCAACGCGATGCAGTGCAGGTACAGGTAGCGGATCTGCTGAAAACCAATCGCTACGATGCAACCACCGGTGTGCTAACGCTGGCGCCGGCCGCCGCGCAAATCTACCGCCAGCAAATCGCGTACTGGACGGATTACTTCCAGCACCCGGATACCAACGGCGGTTTAAAGCCCGGCCTGATCACTGATCCACAGGAATTGCGCCAGTTTGCCGCGTTCGTCACCTGGGCCGCGTGGGCCTCGGTCACCAACCGGCCTGGCAAGGACTACTCCTACACTAACAATTTCCCCTACGATCCGAGCGTGGGCAACGTACCCATCGGACCAGCGCTGCTATGGAGCGCCCTGAGCCTGCTCATGCTGCTGGGCGGCATTGGAGTGGCGCTGCTGGCCTTCGGCAAATTCGACTACCTGGGCTGGGTAAGTGCGGGCCGTCATGTGCATCCGCAACTGCTGCCGGGGCAGGCGGGACCGGGCCAGCGCGCCTTGGTGAAATTCTTCGTGGTGGTAGCACTGCTGTTTCTGATGCAAACGCTAGTAGGCGGCGGTACCGCGCACTTTCGCGCCGATCCGGGCAGCTTCTACGGCTTCCGCCTGGAGGATGTGTTCCCTAGCAACCTGCTGCGCACCTGGCATCTGCAGACGGCAATCTTCTGGATCGCCACCGCCTACGTGGCGACCGCCCTGTTCCTCGGGCGCTCGCTGCGTAGCGACGAGCCGAAAGGATTCGCCCTGTGGATACACCTGCTGTTCGGCGCCTTTGTGGTGGTGATAGGCGCGAGCCTGCTGGGCGAATGGGTGGGCATGTCGCAACTACTCGGCAAATGGTGGTTCTGGCTGGCCAACCAGGGCTGGGAATACATGGAGATCGGCCGCCTCTGGCAGATCTTGCTGGTGGTCGGCCTATTTGCGTGGTTTGCACTGCTGCTGTGGGTGGCGCGGCCCCGCCACAACGACAACCCACAGGTGCGTCCGCTGACGCGCATGTTTCTGTGGGCAGCGCTGGCCATTCCGGTGTTCTACCTGCCGGCGCTGTTCTATGGCACGCACACCAATTTCACCGTAGTCGATACCTGGCGCTTTTGGATCATTCACCTGTGGGTGGAAGGCTTCTTTGAGTTCTTCGCTACCACGGTGGTGGCGCTGACCTTCTTCCAGCTCGGCCTGACTCCGCGCAACACCGCCCTGCGGGTGATTTATCTCGATGCCATCTTGTATTTTCTAGGCGGCCTGCTGGGCACTGGCCACCACTGGTACTTCAATGGGCAAACCGGCCTCAACATGGCCGTCTCGGCCATGTTCTCGGCGCTGGAAGTGGTGCCACTGACCCTGCTAACGCTGGATGCGTGGCACTTTGTACGCACTACCCGCAGCGAATGCGAGATCTGCGGCGAATCAATCGCGATCCCCCATAAGTGGACGTTCTACTTCCTGATGGCGGTGGGGTTTTGGAACTTCCTCGGCGCCGGTATGTTCGGCTTCCTGATCAACCTGCCGATCGTCAGCTACTACGAGGTGGGCACCATCCTTACCCCCAACCACGGCCATACCGCGCTGATGGGCGTGTTTGGCATGCTGGCCATCGCAATGATGGTGCTGGTATTGCGCCAGACCAGCAGCGACGAGCGCTGGGCCGGCATCGAGAAGTACGTTAAAGTGTCGTTCTGGGGCACCAACCTGGGCCTACTGCTGATGATGGCATTGAACCTGTTCCCCGGCGGGGTGCTGCAGGTATGGGACGTGATCGAGCACGGCTACTGGCACGCGCGCAGCATCGACTACGTGGGCAGCACGCGCTCCCACATTATCGAGTGGCTGCGGCTGCCAGCAGATCTAGTGTTCATCATCTTCGGCGCGGCGCCGCTGGTGATCGCCACGATTAAGGCCTGGCTGGGCATGCGGCGGGAAACAGCGCATTAA
- a CDS encoding IS630 transposase-related protein yields the protein MTYSLDLREAALSYIKNGGSKVEASRLFGFSRSTLYRWLDMEDLTPKIHGSRDRKIDKEALKKHVKDHPDMFLHERAEIFGVAVSGMHYALKRLGIVKKRARV from the coding sequence ATGACTTATTCACTTGATTTGAGAGAGGCCGCGCTCTCGTACATAAAAAACGGCGGCAGTAAGGTTGAAGCATCCCGTCTTTTTGGTTTTTCCCGCTCTACTCTATACAGATGGCTTGATATGGAAGATTTAACCCCGAAAATTCATGGTTCGAGAGATCGCAAGATTGATAAAGAGGCTTTAAAGAAACATGTTAAGGACCATCCCGATATGTTCTTGCATGAGCGTGCTGAGATTTTTGGCGTTGCTGTGAGCGGAATGCACTATGCGCTCAAGCGCTTGGGCATCGTAAAAAAAAGAGCGCGGGTATAG